Genomic DNA from Dehalococcoidia bacterium:
TCTCCCAATCCTGGGAGAAGGAGACGATCCAGCGTCGGGCATTCCGACCGGCTTGCGGTTAACCCGGCGCAGTCCGATTCCAGCGCCGCCCGATCGCCCCTTCTCCCAGGATTGGGAGAAGGGGAAGGGGGTTGAGGGCCGATGGCTTGCAACACTGCCGAACCTAAAGGCGGTAAGTTCTGCAAGATCGCTGTAACTTTGCCGCCGCTTGCGTTAGCATGGGGATCGCAGCGCCCGGTGCGAGCCGCGGCCCTGCCCCCACACTCCTGCCGGAGTTCACTCACGTGGCCCCACTCCGCCGCCTGCTGATCGCGGGCATCTGCGCGCTGCTGGCGCTGGCCTTCGCCCGTTCCGGCGTTGTGCGGCACGCACCGACGGCGCGTGCCCAGGACGAGCCGCCGCCGCCGATGCCGGTCGAGCTGCAGATCCCCGCGGTGCGCATCGACGCGCCGATCTGGCAGGTGGGCGAGGACGACGACGGCGGCATGGACAGCCCGTGGAGCGACACGGCGGTGGGCTGGTTCGCGCCCGGCTTCGTGCCCGGCCAGCCCGGCAACGCCGTGATCGCCGGCCACGTCGACTGGGTGGACCATGCCGCGGTCTTCTACTTCCTCAAGAACCTTTCACCGGGCGACCTGGTCAACGTGGTGATGGACGACGGCAGCGTGCTCAGCTTCGCGGTGGACGAGGTCGACCAGTACGACGACGGCGACACGCCGATGGACCAGATCTTCGGCAACTCGGACCAGGCGCACCTGAACCTGATCACCTGCGGCGGCTACTTCGACCGCTCGACGCGCAACTACGACCACCGCCTCGTCGTCTACACCACCCTCGTGCAGAACTGAGCTTTTGGCCCTCACCCCTGTCCCCTCTCCCAATCCTGGGCGAGGGGGACTCACGCCGATCGATCGGGGCGGAAGGCGGGGCGGCGTTTAGCTCTCGTGACCGAGCAGCGGCGCAGCCGGACGCGCCGCAGGCATCGTCGCCCAGCTCAGCTAACCCGCAGCCCTCCGGAACGCCCGTACCAGGATCGCCCCTCTCCTTCTCCCAGGATTGGGAGAAAGATCAGTGGAATATCACGGGGGTGAGGATGAGGGCCGCGCCTCAGGACTTCCACACCATCTGCATCTGCGTCCAGATCGAGGGACCGAGCTGAAAGTTCTGCACGTTCTTGCGCGTGGTCTGCTGGAACACACCCCACGAGAAGATGACAAAAGGCTGCAGGTCGATCAGCGTCTGCATGATCTGGTGGTAGATCTCGGTGCGGGCCGCCACGTCCAGCGTTTGCTGGCCCTTGTCCAGCAGCGCGTCGAGGTTCGCGTCGCTGATGTGCGAGAGATTGAACCCCGCCTTGGTCTTGAAGAGCTGATAGCAGAAGCCGTCAGGATCCACGGCGCCGTTCCAACCGAGGCCGCCGGCCTGATAGTTGCCCTTGTTGCCATTGTCCACCACCGTGGCGAACTCAATCGGCTGCAGGGTCATGTTGAGTCCGGCGGGACTCATCTGGTCCTTCATCAGCTCAAACGTCTGCTGCAGCAAAGGCGAGGCGTTCGAGTACTGGATCGTGAAGTCTACGCTGCTCTTGCCGGCCTGTTGCAGCAGGCTCTTCGCCTTGGCGATGTCCTGCTTCAGGTACGGTCCCTGGATACTGCCGAACAGCGTACCGGGAATCTCCGTATCCGCTGGCACGACCGTACCGAAGTTAACGGTGTCGGCGACGGCTTGCCGATCGATGGAGTAGGAGAGCGCCTGGCGCACGCGCTTGTCCTGGAATGGATCCTTCTCAACCTCCAGCATGATAAAGCTGAAGCTGAGACCCGGAATCTGCTTGTACACCAGATCAGAATTCGACTGGATCGACTTGAGATCCTTCGGCGGCGGTGACTCGATATAGTCCAGGTCACCGGTCTTCAGGTTCGCCAAGCGCGTGTTCTCGTCGGGAATCGGCTTGAGGATGAGCTTGTCCAAGTACGGGTAGACTGTGCCGGTGTCATCCTTGCGCCAGTAGGTCGGGTTCTTGTCCAGTGTGATCTGGTTGTCGTGCTGCCACGACGTGAACTTGAACGGTCCTGAGCCGGCAGCGGTTAAGTCGTTTGGCAGGTTGGCGCCGAGCTTCTGGAAAGTTGTCGGCGAGTACATGTAGCCAGCACCGCCGGTCAGCTTGGACAAGAACGGCGCGTACGGCGCACCGACGGTGATCTTCAGCGTTGTGGCATCGACCGACTCCATCGCGGTGATAGGCTTGACGTCGGCGTTGCGGACCGATGCCTTATCGTCAATGTGCCGCTGGAAATTCCATTTCACCGCGTCAGCGTTGAAGTCCGTGCCGTCCTGGAACTTGATTCCCGGATGCAGGTGGAACAGATAGGTTGTGTTGTCGGGATTCTCGACCTTGTCGACGGTATTGCCTGCGATCTTGAAGTCGTTCGTGCCGAGGAACAGCGCCTCCACGATCTGCGCCTGCACGTAGCTGCTGTACACATCCTGCGACTTCGCCGCGTCCAGGTTGGTGGCGTCGCGGGAGACGCCGATGTTCAGTGTGCCGCCGGTCTTTACTTTGGCAGCCGCGGCAGCCGTGGCGGAGCTCACGCCGATCGATTGGGCCGTGGGCGGCGCGGCCGGCGAGCCGCTGGGCGTGCCGGCGGCCGTGGTCGCAGCGCTGGTGGCCGGCGCGGCGTTCGTGCTCTTGTTGCCGCCGTTATTGTTGCTGCTGCTGCAGCCCGCCAGCGCCAGCGCCATCAGGCTGGTGGCCGCCGCGCCGCCGCCCAGCGCCCGCCGCCGGCTCACGCGCGACGCCGCGATTCGCTGCCAGTAGTTGTCCTGATCGTACGCGCTCACGGTGTTCGTCCTCCCCCTCCGTGCCGGCGCTCGTGGGCCGGCCGCGGCTCAAGCTTCCGGAGATACATGCCGTCTTGCCGCTGGCACCTCCCGCATCAGAGATTGCGCCCGCATCGCTGCAGGCGCCGGCCGCCTACCGTCCCTTCAGGCGCGGGTCGAGATAGTCGCGCAGGGCGTCGCCCAGGATGTAGTAGGTGAAGACGGTGAGGAAGATCGCCACGCCGGGGCCGATCGCCATCCACATGTTGTTCTGCAGGTAGTCCTTGCCGATCGTGATCATCGCGCCCCAGTCGGGCGTGGGCGGCTGCCCGGCGATGCCGAGGAAGCTCAATGCGGCCAGCGCCAGGATGGCGTTGCCGCCGGCGAGCGACGCCGCCACGATCAGCGGGTTGGCGATGTTCGGCAGGATGTGGCGGAAGATGATGCGCCAGCGCGAGGCGCCGATCACCTCGGCGGCGCGCACGTACTCCAGCTCCTTCGCCTGCAACACCTGGCCGCGCGTCAGGCGGAAGTAGAGCGGTACGCCGAGGATGCCGACGGCGATCATGGCGTGGTTCAGGCCCGGCCCCAGGGCGCTGACAATGGCAATCGCGAGCAGGATGCCGGGAAAGGCGAGCTGCGCGTCGATGTAGCGGGCACAGAGCAGGTCGGCCAGGCCGCCGAAGTAACCGGCCATCAGCCCCATGACGATGCCGACCGCGAGCGAGATGCTCACCGCGATCACGGCCACGCGCATCGAGATCTGCGCGCCCTTGACCACGCGGCTGTAGGTGTCGCGGCCGAGGTTGTCGGTGCCGAGCCAGTGCTTGCCGGACGGACCCAGCAGCAGCGCCTTGGTGTTCGTCTTGATCGGATTGTACGTGGTCAGGGCGTCCGCGAAGATCGCCACCAGCACCAGCAGGATGAAGATCGCGATGAACAGCGAGAGCACGCGGTAGCGCGATACGAAGCGCCAGAGCGAGCGCCGGCTCCGGTTCGCGAGCCCCAGGTCCGCCACAGCGGCCGGGATGGCGGGTGCGCCGCGCTCACTTACGACCATAGCTGATCCTTGGGTCGAGGTAGGCGTAGGCGATATCGACGATCAGGTTGGCGAACATATAGCTGAAGGCCGCGATCAGCACCACGGCCTGCACGATCGGATAGTCGCGCTGGCCGATCGCGTTGACGGCCAGGCGCCCCACGCCGGGCCAGGTGAAGATCGTCTCCGTGATCACCGCCCCTTCCCAGAGGCCGCCGAGCGCCAAACCGACCAGCGTGACCACCGGCAGCAGCGCGTTGCGCATCGCGTGGCGGGCGACGACGACGAACTCGCGCAGACCCTTCGCCCGCGCCGTGCGGATGTAGTCGGTGTAGAGCGCCTCCAGCAGGCTGGAGCGCACGAAGCGCGAGAGCGTGGCCGCGCCCGTCGGCCCGGCGATGGCGCCGACCAGCGCGGGCATCACCAGGTAGCGCAGGTTCTGCGCCGGCGCTTTGGCGAAGGCGACGTAGCCGCCGGGCGAGAAGATGCGCCAGTGCAGGCTGAAGACCAGGATCAGCAGCACGCCGAACACGAAGTTGGGCAGCGAGACGAAGACCAGCGAGAACATCGTGGCGAAGCGGGCGAAGAAGCTGTCGCGCCAGACCGCGGCAACCGTGCCGATCACCACGGCCAGCACCACCGAGGCGGCGAAGCCGGCGAGGCCCAGCTCAAGCGTGGCCGGCAGCCGCTCGGTGATCGCCTTGCGCACCGGCTCGCGGCTGGAGAGGGAGCGGCCGAAGTCCAGGTGCACCAGCCGCCCCAGCCACTTGACGTACTGCACGGGATACGACTGGTCGAGCCCGAGCTCGTGCCGCAGCGCCGTAACGTTCTGCGGCGTCGCTTCCTGGCCGAGAATCACCCGCACCGGGTCGCCCGGCGTGAGACGCACCATGACGAACAGCGCCATCGTCACCAGCAGGGCGACGGGGATCATCGAGAGCACGCGGCGGACGATGTAACCGGTCATCGTGCAGCTATCCTACAGCCTGTCGGACCGCCGTGCGCGGCGGCGCGCCGGTTACTGCGACTTCCAGACGCCCGCATAGCGCTGAATGCCGTCGGCGATCAGCACGAAGCCTTTGACCTTCGGCGTATGCAGCTCGATCACGAGCGGATGATTGATGAAGATCCACGGCGCGTCGTCGGTGACGAGCTTGTTGATCTGCTTGTACAGGCTGTTGCGCTGCTCCTGGTCGTAGCTGGCGCGGGCCTGGTCCAGCAGCATGTCCACCTGGGCGTTGGAATACTGCGGGTCGTTGAAGCCGCCGCCGGTGTGGAAGTGGTTATAGCTGTTGCCGTCCGGGTCGATCCGCCCGCTCCAGCCCAGGATCGAGGCGGTGAACTTGTGGTTCTGCGTGTCGTCCACCAGCTTGGTGAACTCCTCGGGCACGATGTTCACCGTGATGCCGGCGTCCTTCAGCTCGTCCTTGATCAGCTCCGCCAACTGCTGCTGCTGCGGCGAACCGGAGGTGATCAGCATGTCGAAGCTGAAGCCGTTGGGCTTGCCGCCCGAGGCCAGCAGCGCCTTCGCCTTCGCCACGTCATGCGTGTACGGCTTATACGAGGCGTCGTACGGCGGCAGCGGCGGCGAGATCGGCCCGTTTGAGACTACGCCCAGGCCGAAGTACACGGTCTGCAGGATCGCGTCGCGGTCGATCGCGTAGGCGACGGCCTGGCGCAAATCCTTGCTGCTGAACGGCTCCGTCTTCACGTTCAGCTCGATGCCGTTGAACTGTAGGGCCGGCGCGTCCTTGTAGACGAAGGCGCTGTCCTTCTTGACCGCGGCGATGTCCTTTGCCGGCGGGTTGATGGCGATGTCCACGTCGCCCGTCTTCAAATTGTTCAGGCGGTTGTTTTCGTCCGGGATGATCTTGTAAACGAGCTTGTCCAGGTAGGGGAGTTGGTCGCCGTTGGCGTCCTTTTTCCAGTAGTTCGGGTTGCGCTCCAGCGTGACGTGATCGTCCTGCAGCCACTCGACGAAGCGGAAGGGCCCCGTGCCCGCGCCGACCGGGGCCGTAGACAGGCTGTCGCCTTCCTTCTGGATCGCCGTGGGCGAGAGCATCATGCCGGCGCGGTCGACCAGCGTGGCCAGCAGCGGCGCGAACGGCTGCGTCAGGTTGAATTTGACGGTGTACTTGTCGACCACGTCCACGGAAGCGACGCTGGCGATCTCGCTGTGCCGCGGCGAGCTGGCGGTGTTAAGGATGCGGTCGATGTTGAATTTCACGGCCGTCGCGTCAAAGTCGGTGCCGTCCTGGAATTTCACGCCCTGGTGCAGCTTGAAGACGATCGCCTTCGGATCGCTCGTATCCCAGCTGTCGGCAAGGCCGGGCTGGATCTTGAGGTCCGGCCCGATCGAGACGAGCGAATCGTAGAGCTGGTAGTGAATTTGACGATCCACCAGCAGCGTCGACTTGATCGGGTCGAGGTTCTTCATGTTGGAATCGATCGCGACCGTGAGCGTGCCGCCGCGCGTCGGCTTTACCGCCGCGGCGCTGGCCGCGGGCGCGGCGGCGGTCGCCGCCGCCGCCGTGGCACTGCCGGCAGCAGGCGCGGCCGCCGTAGCGGCGGAGGAGGGGGCCGCGGCCGGCGCCTGCGTGGGCGCCTTGCCGCTGTTGTTATTGCCGCCGCCGCACGCGGCGAACAGCGCCGCCGCCGCGAGAGCCAGGCAAAGCGCGCGCACATTCCTCACCACAGCCCCTCCTGTCGCGTCGTGCTATACTGAGGCTCCAGCGCGGTGGTCTGCTGGTCTGACAACAGTAGCGCGCGATGCCGCCCCACGCAAGCGCGAGACTGTGTGCGCGACGGAGGAGCTGATGCCGGCGGGCGAGACGGAGATGCTGCTTGCCGCTCGTGGCAACCGTGGCCGGCCGGCGGGCGACGCGGCCAGCCTCGGGCCCGTGCGCCGCACGAACCTCTCGGCGGCGATCGCCGACCGCATCGCCGAGAGCATCGCGCAGGGCAAGCTGCCCGCCGGCAGCCGCCTGCAGTCCGAGCGCGAGCTGAGCGACCTGTTCGGCGTCGGCCGCTCCTCGATCCGCGAGGCGATCAAGACGCTCGAGAGCCGCGGCCTGGTGGAAGGCCGCCAGGGCGAAGGCCGCTTCGTCCGCGCCCAGGATCTCGCCGGGCTGGTCCGCCCGCCGGCGGGACCGCTTTCGGTGAGCGAACGCGAAGTGGCGCAGCTCTACGAGGCGCGGCGCATCATCGAGCCGGGAATGGCGGCGCTGGCGGCCGAGCGCGGCGGGCGGCGCGATCTCGCGGCCGCGCGGCGGCTGCTCGAGCGGCACGAGGAGCGCGTGAACGCCGGCAGCTACGGCGGCGCCGAGGACACGGCCTTTCACCTCAAGGTCGCCGCGATGGCCGAGAACCCCCTGCTTGCGCGGCTGCTGGAGGCCGTCTTGCAGGCGCTGCACGCGATTCGCGAGCCGGCGTTGCGTTCAACGCCCTCGATCAAACTCTCGCTCGCCGGCCACTGGCGCGTTCTGGAAGCGCTGGAGGCGCACGACCCCGACGCGGCCCAAAACGCCGCGCTCGCGCACCTCGACCGTGCTCGGCGGCTGGCCCTCGATGTAGTGCGTGCCAGCGACGGAACGGCCGAGGGTCCATCGGAATAGCCGGCGCTGGCCCGTCTCCACATCGCCCTGTGCGAATATGAACGGGGAACGAACGGAGAGGCGGCGGGCGTGATTCGGCAGATCCGGCAGACCGCGGCGGTCTTCGCCGTCGGCTTCTTCCTGCTCAGCGGCGGTCTGGTCTACTGGCAGGTGGTCCGCGCCAATACGATCGCCCGCGATCCAGGCAATCCCCGCACGGCGGAGGCGGCCCGCACCGCCGACCGCGGCCGCATGCTCGACCGCAACGGTTCCGTGCTGGTGCAAAGCGTGCTGCAGGCCGACGGCAGCCGGCTGCGCCGCTACGCGCTGCCATCGCTTGCGCAGACCACGGGCTACGTCAGCACCCGCTTCGGCCTCTCCGGCCTCGAGCAGGCGTACAACCAGTACCTGAGCGGAAACAGCGGCGGCGACCCGCTGGACACGGCGATCGACGACCTGCTGCACCGCTCCCGCCCGGGCAACGACCTCGTGCTCACGATCGACGCACGGCTGCAAGCGGCAGCGGCGCAGGCGCTGGGGGACCGGCCGGGCGCCGTCGTCGCGCTCGATCCTTCCACTGGCGCGGTCCTGGCGATGGTCAGCGCTCCCGCCTACGATCCCGGCGCGATCGACGCGCAGGGCGATCGCTTGCTCAACGACGCGGGGAAGCCGTTGCTGAACCGCGCGACGCAAGGACTCTATCCGCCCGGCTCGACCTACAAGGTCGTGACCGCGACGGCGGCGCTGGACTCCGGCAAGGTCAAGCCCGGCGACCGGTACCGCTGCGTCAACGGCGTCGTGGTCCAGGGCTTCGTGATCAACTGCGAGAATGCGCCGCCCGGACGGACCGAATGGGACTTCGAGACCGCCTTCGCCTTCTCGATCAACGCGACCTTCGCGCAGGTCGCCGCCGATCAACTCGGATCTGACCTCTTCCTGCGTTACAGCCGCGCCTTCGGCATGGACCAGGCGCTGCCCTTCGATATCGACACGGCCGAGAGCCGGACCAGTCACGCGGGCGGCGGCCTCGATCCGGTACTTCTGGCGAACAGCGGCTTCGGGCAGGGGCAGTTGCAGGTCACGCCGCTGCAAATGGCGCTCATCGCCGCGACGGTGGCGAATCACGGCAGTCTGCCGCGGCCTTACTTGGTGCAGCAGGTGCGGGCGCCCGACGGCAGTGTCATCCAGGATCGCGCGCCGCAGAGCATCCGGCGTGTGATGAGCGAGCAAACGGCGCAGCAGCTTACCCAGTTTATGCTCGCCGCGGTGCAGGAGTTCGGCGGCGCGGCCGGCCTCTTGAACCAGGAGATCGCCGGCAAGACCGGCACGGCTGAGACGGGCGCCGCCGGCGCCGCGGATTCGTGGTTCATCGGCTTCGCGCCCTCCGCCCACCCGCGCCTTGCGGTCGCGGTGATCGTGGAGAACGGCGGTCCCGGCAGCCAGGCGGCGGCGCCGATCGCGGGCCAGGTCTTTCGAGCGTTCGCGGGGCGATGATCGACTCTCGCAGGGCCGGACCTGGGCCGGTGATAAGCTGGTGCTGCGACTGGCCGCGGCGCCCGCATGCCCGGCCCGTTCCCGACGAGACGATGAAGCCTTTGTCGCGCCTCGAAGCGCTGATCGCGGAGGTCATGGAGCGGCCGGCGTGGCTGCTCGGCTCGCGCCGCCTGCACCCGCTCGAGCTGACCGGCGCGCTCACCCGCGCGCTGGAGGAACGCGCCGTGCGCCTCGCCGACCGTGTGATCGCGCCCGATCGCTACGAGCTGCGTGTCA
This window encodes:
- a CDS encoding class F sortase; this encodes MAPLRRLLIAGICALLALAFARSGVVRHAPTARAQDEPPPPMPVELQIPAVRIDAPIWQVGEDDDGGMDSPWSDTAVGWFAPGFVPGQPGNAVIAGHVDWVDHAAVFYFLKNLSPGDLVNVVMDDGSVLSFAVDEVDQYDDGDTPMDQIFGNSDQAHLNLITCGGYFDRSTRNYDHRLVVYTTLVQN
- a CDS encoding ABC transporter substrate-binding protein; amino-acid sequence: MSAYDQDNYWQRIAASRVSRRRALGGGAAATSLMALALAGCSSSNNNGGNKSTNAAPATSAATTAAGTPSGSPAAPPTAQSIGVSSATAAAAAKVKTGGTLNIGVSRDATNLDAAKSQDVYSSYVQAQIVEALFLGTNDFKIAGNTVDKVENPDNTTYLFHLHPGIKFQDGTDFNADAVKWNFQRHIDDKASVRNADVKPITAMESVDATTLKITVGAPYAPFLSKLTGGAGYMYSPTTFQKLGANLPNDLTAAGSGPFKFTSWQHDNQITLDKNPTYWRKDDTGTVYPYLDKLILKPIPDENTRLANLKTGDLDYIESPPPKDLKSIQSNSDLVYKQIPGLSFSFIMLEVEKDPFQDKRVRQALSYSIDRQAVADTVNFGTVVPADTEIPGTLFGSIQGPYLKQDIAKAKSLLQQAGKSSVDFTIQYSNASPLLQQTFELMKDQMSPAGLNMTLQPIEFATVVDNGNKGNYQAGGLGWNGAVDPDGFCYQLFKTKAGFNLSHISDANLDALLDKGQQTLDVAARTEIYHQIMQTLIDLQPFVIFSWGVFQQTTRKNVQNFQLGPSIWTQMQMVWKS
- a CDS encoding ABC transporter permease; translated protein: MVVSERGAPAIPAAVADLGLANRSRRSLWRFVSRYRVLSLFIAIFILLVLVAIFADALTTYNPIKTNTKALLLGPSGKHWLGTDNLGRDTYSRVVKGAQISMRVAVIAVSISLAVGIVMGLMAGYFGGLADLLCARYIDAQLAFPGILLAIAIVSALGPGLNHAMIAVGILGVPLYFRLTRGQVLQAKELEYVRAAEVIGASRWRIIFRHILPNIANPLIVAASLAGGNAILALAALSFLGIAGQPPTPDWGAMITIGKDYLQNNMWMAIGPGVAIFLTVFTYYILGDALRDYLDPRLKGR
- a CDS encoding ABC transporter permease, coding for MTGYIVRRVLSMIPVALLVTMALFVMVRLTPGDPVRVILGQEATPQNVTALRHELGLDQSYPVQYVKWLGRLVHLDFGRSLSSREPVRKAITERLPATLELGLAGFAASVVLAVVIGTVAAVWRDSFFARFATMFSLVFVSLPNFVFGVLLILVFSLHWRIFSPGGYVAFAKAPAQNLRYLVMPALVGAIAGPTGAATLSRFVRSSLLEALYTDYIRTARAKGLREFVVVARHAMRNALLPVVTLVGLALGGLWEGAVITETIFTWPGVGRLAVNAIGQRDYPIVQAVVLIAAFSYMFANLIVDIAYAYLDPRISYGRK
- a CDS encoding ABC transporter substrate-binding protein, which produces MRNVRALCLALAAAALFAACGGGNNNSGKAPTQAPAAAPSSAATAAAPAAGSATAAAATAAAPAASAAAVKPTRGGTLTVAIDSNMKNLDPIKSTLLVDRQIHYQLYDSLVSIGPDLKIQPGLADSWDTSDPKAIVFKLHQGVKFQDGTDFDATAVKFNIDRILNTASSPRHSEIASVASVDVVDKYTVKFNLTQPFAPLLATLVDRAGMMLSPTAIQKEGDSLSTAPVGAGTGPFRFVEWLQDDHVTLERNPNYWKKDANGDQLPYLDKLVYKIIPDENNRLNNLKTGDVDIAINPPAKDIAAVKKDSAFVYKDAPALQFNGIELNVKTEPFSSKDLRQAVAYAIDRDAILQTVYFGLGVVSNGPISPPLPPYDASYKPYTHDVAKAKALLASGGKPNGFSFDMLITSGSPQQQQLAELIKDELKDAGITVNIVPEEFTKLVDDTQNHKFTASILGWSGRIDPDGNSYNHFHTGGGFNDPQYSNAQVDMLLDQARASYDQEQRNSLYKQINKLVTDDAPWIFINHPLVIELHTPKVKGFVLIADGIQRYAGVWKSQ
- a CDS encoding FadR/GntR family transcriptional regulator — protein: MPAGETEMLLAARGNRGRPAGDAASLGPVRRTNLSAAIADRIAESIAQGKLPAGSRLQSERELSDLFGVGRSSIREAIKTLESRGLVEGRQGEGRFVRAQDLAGLVRPPAGPLSVSEREVAQLYEARRIIEPGMAALAAERGGRRDLAAARRLLERHEERVNAGSYGGAEDTAFHLKVAAMAENPLLARLLEAVLQALHAIREPALRSTPSIKLSLAGHWRVLEALEAHDPDAAQNAALAHLDRARRLALDVVRASDGTAEGPSE
- a CDS encoding penicillin-binding transpeptidase domain-containing protein; protein product: MIRQIRQTAAVFAVGFFLLSGGLVYWQVVRANTIARDPGNPRTAEAARTADRGRMLDRNGSVLVQSVLQADGSRLRRYALPSLAQTTGYVSTRFGLSGLEQAYNQYLSGNSGGDPLDTAIDDLLHRSRPGNDLVLTIDARLQAAAAQALGDRPGAVVALDPSTGAVLAMVSAPAYDPGAIDAQGDRLLNDAGKPLLNRATQGLYPPGSTYKVVTATAALDSGKVKPGDRYRCVNGVVVQGFVINCENAPPGRTEWDFETAFAFSINATFAQVAADQLGSDLFLRYSRAFGMDQALPFDIDTAESRTSHAGGGLDPVLLANSGFGQGQLQVTPLQMALIAATVANHGSLPRPYLVQQVRAPDGSVIQDRAPQSIRRVMSEQTAQQLTQFMLAAVQEFGGAAGLLNQEIAGKTGTAETGAAGAADSWFIGFAPSAHPRLAVAVIVENGGPGSQAAAPIAGQVFRAFAGR